In one window of Mus pahari chromosome 3, PAHARI_EIJ_v1.1, whole genome shotgun sequence DNA:
- the LOC110318794 gene encoding olfactory receptor 4S2 gives MASRTYSIEEVNNVTEFIFWGLSQNPEVEEVCFVVFSFFYMVILLGNLLIMLTVCSGNLFKSPMYFFLNFLSFVDICYSSVTAPKMIVDLLVKKKTISYVGCMLQLFGVHFFGCTEIFILTVMAYDRYVAICKPLHYMTIMDRERCNKMLFGTWIGGFLHSIIQVALVVQLPFCGPNEIDHYFCDVHPVLKLACTDTYIVGVVVTANSGTIALGSFVILLISYTVILMSLRKQSSEGRRKALSTCGSHIAVVIIFFGPCTFMYMRPDTTFSEDKMVAIFYTIITPMLNPLIYTLRNAEVKNAMRKLWARKVSWETTGK, from the coding sequence ATGGCCTCAAGGACTTATTCAATAGAAGAAGTAAATAATGTCACTGAATTCATTTTCTGGGGTCTTTCTCAGAACCCTGAGGTTGAAGAAGTATGCTTTGTTGTGTTCTCCTTCTTTTACATGGTCATTCTGCTAGGAAACCTCCTCATCATGTTAACAGTTTGCAGTGGCAATCTTTTCAAGTCTCCTATGTATTTTTTCCTCAACTTTCTGTCTTTTGTGGACATTTGCTACTCCTCAGTGACAGCACCCAAGATGATTGTTGACCTGTTAGTGAAGAAAAAGACTATATCCTATGTGGGGTGCATGTTACAACTCTTTGGGGTTCATTTCTTTGGTTGTACTGAGATCTTCATTCTTACTGTCATGGCCTATGATAGATATGTGGCCATTTGTAAACCCCTCCACTATATGACTATTATGGACCGGGAGAGATGCAATAAAATGTTGTTTGGAACATGGATCGGTGGCTTCTTACATTCTATTATCCAAGTGGCTCTTGTGGTCCAGCTCCCCTTTTGTGGACCGAATGAGATTGATCACTATTTCTGTGATGTACATCCTGTACTGAAACTTGCCTGCACAGACACCTACATTGTTGGTGTTGTTGTGACAGCCAACAGTGGCACCATTGCTTTGGGAAGTTTTGTCATCTTGCTGATCTCATACACAGTCATTCTCATGTCTCTGAGAAAGCAGTCATCCGAAGGCAGACGCAAAGCTCTCTCCACTTGTGGATCCCACATTGCTGTTGTCATCATTTTTTTTGGTCCCTgtacttttatgtatatgcggCCTGACACTACCTTCTCTGAGGACAAGATGGTAGCTATATTTTACACCATTATCACTCCCATGCTGAATCCTCTGATTTACACTCTAAGAAATGCAGAAGTAAAGAATGCAATGAGAAAACTGTGGGCTAGAAAGGTTTCCTGGGAAACTACTGGGAAATAG
- the LOC110319091 gene encoding olfactory receptor 4C16-like: MQLNINVTEFILLGLTQDPSRKNIVLAIFLFFYMGTLLGNFLIIVTIKTSPALGSPMYFFLFYLSLSDTCFSTTVAPRTIVDSLLKEATISFNECIIQVFTFHLFGSLEIFILILMAVDRYVAICKPLHYMTIMNRQVCGMLVATVCVGSCIHSLVQIFLALSLPFCGPNEIDHYFCDLQPLLKLACSDTYVINLLLVSNSGTLCTVSFLMLMVSYIIILYSLRNHSAEGRRKALFTCVSHIIVVILFFVPCIFIYTRPATTFPMDKMISVFYTICTPFLNPLIYTLRNAEVKNAMRKLWSKKISDGI; the protein is encoded by the coding sequence ATGCAGCTGAATATCAATGTGACAGAGTTCATTCTTCTTGGATTGACACAGGACCCCAGTAGGAAGAACATAGTGCTTGccattttcctgttcttttataTGGGGACATTACTAGGTAATTTCCTTATCATTGTTACCATCAAGACAAGCCCGGCCCTTGGGagtcccatgtacttcttcctgttCTACTTATCCTTGTCTGACACCTGCTTCTCAACAACTGTAGCTCCAAGAACAATTGTGGATTCCCTGCTGAAAGAGGCCACTATCTCTTTCAATGAGTGCATAATCCAAGTCTtcacatttcatttatttggttCCCTGGAGATCTTTATCCTCATCCTCATGGCTgttgaccgctatgtggccatctgtaagcCTCTGCACTATATGACCATCATGAATCGCCAGGTCTGTGGAATGCTGGTGGCCACAGTCTGTGTGGGATCCTGTATACATTCATTAGTACAGATATTTCTGGCCTTGAGTTTACCATTCTGTGGTCCCAATGAGATTGATCACTATTTCTGTGACTTGCAGCCACTGTTGAAACTTGCCTGTTCAGACACATATGTGATCAACCTTCTCCTAGTGTCCAACAGTGGAACCCTTTGTACAGTGAGTTTCCTCATGCTCATGGTCTCATATATCATTATTCTCTATTCTTTGAGGAATCACAGTGCTGAGGGGAGGAGAAAAGCTCTGTTCACTTGTGTCTCTCACATCATAgtagtcattttgttttttgtgccctgtatatttatatacacacgtCCTGCCACCACCTTCCCTATGGACAAGATGATATCTGTGTTTTATACAATTTGTACACCCTTTCTAAACCCTCTGATTTACACACTGAGGAATGCAGAGGTGAAAAATGCCATGAGGAAGTTGTGGAGCAAAAAAATTTCAGATGGTATATAa
- the LOC110319580 gene encoding olfactory receptor 4P4-like: MENHKNVTEFVFTGLWHNRQIELLFFLLFLLCYLAILMGNSVILFTITYSHLIEQPMYYFLCHLSLMDLCYTSTVIPRLIRDLAATRKNISYNECMTQLFTSHLLAGVEIFILVSMALDRYVAIVKPLHYMVIMSRRRCDMLIVTAWVLGFWHSIALLLMVLSLPFCGPNHINHYLCDIKPLLKLACKDVHVVSILAIANSGMVLFAIFIVLLASYILILYSLRTRSSAGQRKALSTCSSHIMVVVLFFGPCIYIYILPAENENKDKEISVFYTVIAPMLNPLIYTLRNSEMKSAMHKVWSRLSLRVEIRERIL, from the coding sequence ATGGAAAATCATAAAAACGTCACAGAGTTTGTTTTTACGGGTCTTTGGCACAATAGACAAATAGAGCTgttgttctttctcttgttcctgCTTTGCTACCTCGCTATCTTAATGGGGAACTCTGTCATCCTATTCACCATCACCTACAGCCACCTAATCGAACAACCAATGTATTATTTTCTCTGCCATCTTTCCCTCATGGACCTCTGCTACACCTCCACTGTGATTCCCAGGCTCATCAGGGACTTGGCCGccacaagaaaaaatatttcctatAATGAGTGCATGACCCAGCTCTTCACTTCCCACTTGCTGGCCGGTGTGGAAATCTTCATCCTGGTGTCCATGGCCTTGGACCGCTATGTTGCCATTGTCAAGCCTCTGCACTACATGGTTATCATGAGCAGGAGGAGATGTGATATGTTGATTGTCACAGCCTGGGTACTGGGGTTCTGGCACTCCATTGCTTTACTACTGATGGTGCTCAGTCTGCCGTTCTGTGGTCCCAACCACATCAATCATTACTTGTGTGACATCAAGCCTCTTTTGAAGCTGGCCTGTAAAGATGTTCATGTTGTAAGTATCTTAGCAATTGCCAACTCTGGGATGGTgctttttgccatttttattgtACTACTTGCTTCTTACATACTCATATTGTATTCTCTGAGGACAAGATCATCTGCAGGGCAGCGCAAAGCGCTCTCAACCTGTAGTTCACACATAATggtagtagttttattttttggaccctgtatttatatctatattttacctgcagaaaatgagaacaaagatAAGGAAATTTCTGTGTTTTACACCGTGATTGCCCCAATGTTGAATCCCCTTATCTATACTCTGAGAAACAGTGAAATGAAAAGTGCCATGCACAAGGTGTGGTCTCGGCTGTCACTCAGAGTTGAAATACGTGAAAGAATCTTGTGA